The Polyodon spathula isolate WHYD16114869_AA chromosome 13, ASM1765450v1, whole genome shotgun sequence genome includes a region encoding these proteins:
- the LOC121325960 gene encoding transcription factor A, mitochondrial-like, whose product MTTLISCGAGFFAKALGLQSSRFLARCTCVCPTVRGVSFSTSSGGPPKRPLTGYLRYAVHQWPTVAKQYPDVRIVEITKKIAQEWRLLSPEQKKPYQEAALAAREVYKEEMTKFKEQLTLAQAAALKDEKRQKLVRRRAIRKKRELTMLGKPKRPRSAFNIFMSEHFQEATGESMQAKMKNLLEDWSKLHTAQKEVYMQLAEDDKIRYKNEIKSWEEHMVEVGREDLIRNRKKTKPKKSVKAKGNKTKIKVVSESKGTETPASTPGTRESTSRANKTEE is encoded by the exons ATGACCACTTTAATTTCATGTGGTGCTGGATTTTTTGCGAAAGCTTTGGGGCTCCAAAGTAGTCGATTTCTTGCAAG gTGTACCTGTGTGTGCCCAACAGTGAGAGGGGTTTCTTTCAGCACAAGCTCAGGGGGACCTCCAAAAAGGCCACTGACTGGTTATCTTCGATATGCAGTTCACCAGTGGCCTACAGTGGCAAAACAGTATCCAG ATGTGAGGATTGTGGAAATAACTAAAAAGATTGCACAAGAGTGGAGATTGCTGTCACCTGAACAAAAAAAG CCATATCAGGAGGCTGCACTTGCAGCAAGGGAGGTATATAAAGAAGAAATGACAAAATTCAAAGAACAGCTAACGCTTGCCCAGGCAGCAGCATTGAAAGACGAGAAGCGGCAGAAACTAGTCAGGAGAAGAGCAATAAGGAAGAAGCGG GAGCTTACAATGTTAGGCAAGCCCAAACGACCAAGATCTGCATTTAACATCTTCATGTCTGAACACTTTCAAGAAGCTACAGGAGAATCAATGCAG GCCAAGATGAAGAACTTGCTCGAAGACTGGAGCAAACTGCATACTGCACAAAAAGAG GTCTACATGCAACTTGCAGAAGACGATAAAATCCggtataaaaatgaaattaagtcgTGGGAAGAACACATGGTTGAGGTGGGGCGTGAAGACCTCATTCGCAACAGGAAGAAGACGAAACCCAAGAAGTCGGTAAaagcaaaaggaaataaaaccaagATCAAAGTGGTTTCAGAAAGCAAAGGCACTGAAACGCCTGCAAGCACACCTGGTACTAGAGAGTCAACCAGCAGGGCTAACAAGACTGAGGAGTAA
- the zgc:171971 gene encoding DNA-directed RNA polymerase III subunit RPC4 isoform X2 encodes MFHRLSESDSAPSTSGTRPSFAHGRSLLGRPSVNTQPPPGRLSSLRSRDLTLGGFKKKTFAPNIHSVRKTKDELKEESHTASKKEKRDKEERQKDGRGRKRDRPQTIQSHSIFEQGPADTIRKIGSWDSVDKNDCGPPQVLKCIKKEKHTFEDDPQDILQKLKRDDFLDDPGLKNDAKNRPIQLPLVQSSNVFNADEATANMKEEPLCDDTTAIKVPRPQLKKGFLIPKQPTVAELFQKMSVSNEDELLFIQLPDTIPGQPSAHSDKLAKKEPKAEDKHTPSKSQDTPIKESSPTLSDFTEGPIGKLQIRKSGKVQLVMGDVTLDVSEGAAFSFLQQLVSVRLSEGRTGDMTLLGNVKHKLVCSPDFETLLNEVLFAP; translated from the exons ATGTTCCACCGCCTCAGTGAGTCGGACAGTGCCCCCAGTACCTCTGGTACCAGACCCTCGTTTGCTCATGGGCGAAGTTTACTTGGAAGACCATCAGTAAATACCCAGCCTCCTCCAGGTCGTCTGAGTTCCTTGCGTTCTAGAGATCTTACCTTAGGAGGTTTTAAAAAG AAAACCTTTGCTCCAAATATACATTCAGTCCGTAAAACCAAAGATGA ACTTAAGGAAGAGTCCCATACAGCTTCAAAGAAGGAAAAGCGAGATAAGGAGGAACGACAGAAAGATGGCCGTGGCAGAAAGAGAGACCGACCACAAACTATCCAGTCACACTCTATCTTTGAACAAGGCCCTGCTGACACAATTAGGAAAATAG ggAGCTGGGACAGTGTAGACAAGAATGACTGTGGCCCACCTcaagtattaaaatgtattaaaaaggaaaaacatacctTTGAAGACGACCCACAGGACATTTTACAGAAGCTGAAACGGGATGAT tttttagaTGATCCTGGCCTCAAGAACGATGCAAAAAACAGACCAATTCAGCTTCCATTAGTTCAGTCaagtaatgtttttaatgcaGATGAGGCTACTGCAAACA TGAAGGAAGAACCTCTGTGTGATGATACAACAGCCATTAAAGTACCAAGACCACAACTGAAGAAAGGTTTCTTAATTCCAAAACAGCCCACTGTAGCTGAACTCTTCCAGAAGATGAGTGTGTCCAATGAAGATGAGCTGTTGTTCATCCAGCTCCCCGATACAATCCCTGGACAGCCGTCGGCACACAGTGACAAACTTGCAAAGAAAGAACCCAAAGCAGAGGACAAGCACACACCTTCTAAAAGTCAA GATACTCCAATAAAAGAAAGCAGTCCCACCCTATCAGACTTCACAGAGGGTCCCATTGGTAAACTGCAGATCAGAAAATCAGGCAAAGTGCAGCTGGTCATGGGCGATGTCACGCTGGATGTTTCGGAGGGAGCAGCCTTTTCTTTCTTACAG caACTGGTTTCTGTTAGGCTATCTGAAGGTCGCACTGGGGACATGACTTTACTGGGAAATGTAAAGCACAAGTTGGTGTGCTCACCGGACTTTGAAACACTTTTGAACGAAGTTCTTTTTGCACCATAA
- the zgc:171971 gene encoding DNA-directed RNA polymerase III subunit RPC4 isoform X1 has protein sequence MFHRLSESDSAPSTSGTRPSFAHGRSLLGRPSVNTQPPPGRLSSLRSRDLTLGGFKKKTFAPNIHSVRKTKDELKEESHTASKKEKRDKEERQKDGRGRKRDRPQTIQSHSIFEQGPADTIRKIGSWDSVDKNDCGPPQVLKCIKKEKHTFEDDPQDILQKLKRDDFLDDPGLKNDAKNRPIQLPLVQSSNVFNADEATANMKEEPLCDDTTAIKVPRPQLKKGFLIPKQPTVAELFQKMSVSNEDELLFIQLPDTIPGQPSAHSDKLAKKEPKAEDKHTPSKSQDTPIKESSPTLSDFTEGPIGKLQIRKSGKVQLVMGDVTLDVSEGAAFSFLQVRLVWLIKRHNQTLQKIYILPGPYTQHLKPEPHTKLDKRNRFGNIF, from the exons ATGTTCCACCGCCTCAGTGAGTCGGACAGTGCCCCCAGTACCTCTGGTACCAGACCCTCGTTTGCTCATGGGCGAAGTTTACTTGGAAGACCATCAGTAAATACCCAGCCTCCTCCAGGTCGTCTGAGTTCCTTGCGTTCTAGAGATCTTACCTTAGGAGGTTTTAAAAAG AAAACCTTTGCTCCAAATATACATTCAGTCCGTAAAACCAAAGATGA ACTTAAGGAAGAGTCCCATACAGCTTCAAAGAAGGAAAAGCGAGATAAGGAGGAACGACAGAAAGATGGCCGTGGCAGAAAGAGAGACCGACCACAAACTATCCAGTCACACTCTATCTTTGAACAAGGCCCTGCTGACACAATTAGGAAAATAG ggAGCTGGGACAGTGTAGACAAGAATGACTGTGGCCCACCTcaagtattaaaatgtattaaaaaggaaaaacatacctTTGAAGACGACCCACAGGACATTTTACAGAAGCTGAAACGGGATGAT tttttagaTGATCCTGGCCTCAAGAACGATGCAAAAAACAGACCAATTCAGCTTCCATTAGTTCAGTCaagtaatgtttttaatgcaGATGAGGCTACTGCAAACA TGAAGGAAGAACCTCTGTGTGATGATACAACAGCCATTAAAGTACCAAGACCACAACTGAAGAAAGGTTTCTTAATTCCAAAACAGCCCACTGTAGCTGAACTCTTCCAGAAGATGAGTGTGTCCAATGAAGATGAGCTGTTGTTCATCCAGCTCCCCGATACAATCCCTGGACAGCCGTCGGCACACAGTGACAAACTTGCAAAGAAAGAACCCAAAGCAGAGGACAAGCACACACCTTCTAAAAGTCAA GATACTCCAATAAAAGAAAGCAGTCCCACCCTATCAGACTTCACAGAGGGTCCCATTGGTAAACTGCAGATCAGAAAATCAGGCAAAGTGCAGCTGGTCATGGGCGATGTCACGCTGGATGTTTCGGAGGGAGCAGCCTTTTCTTTCTTACAGGTAAGACTGGTGTGGCTGATAAAAAGGCACAATCAAACcctacaaaaaatatacattttaccagGCCCATATACACAGCATTTAAAACCAGAGCCACACACTAAACTGGACAAAAGAAACAGATTTGGAAACATCTTTTGA